The DNA segment GGACGTGCTCCACCAGGCCGGTGATCCGGCTGATCGCCGGCCGCCCCGTCGCGTAGGTCAGGGCGTCGGGGTGGACGATCCCGGCTGCTGCCGCAGTCATCACCGCCTGCACCGTCGCGCCCCTGCGACGCAGGGCGTGCGCGAGTTTCACCGTCTCGACGGCTGCGATGCTCCCCGTCACGGCAAGCACCACCGTCTTTCCCGAAAGCGTCTTCACGATATCGTCACATCCTGCACCATATGCCACGCGTGCGGGCCGTACTTCTTCACCCGGCGGGAGGCTACCGCCGCCGAAAACCCGGCGCCCGCAACCTCTTTTTGGATCGTCTCGTTCACGTCCCCGATGCTGTGGACGTGGAGCACGCTCCCCTCCCGGACGTGGGCGAGGGCGTCGGCGAGCATCGATGGTGCGTCGAAGTGGCCCATCAGGACCCGGTCGTAGACCCCGGCAAGGAGGTCACGGCAGTCCCCCAACTCTGCCGTGACCCGATCTGCAACGTGGTTTGCCATAATGTTACGTTGCAGGTATTCAAAGGCTATTGGGTTGATCTCCATCGCGTGGACCCGTGCACCGCTCATGGCCGCCGGTATGGTGAAGTAGCCGATCCCGGCGAACATATCGGCGACCCGTTCGCCGGGCCGGACGAGGGCGGCGATCCTCGCCTTCTCGTTGCGGTTGCCCTGCGAAAACATCACCCTCGTCGGGTCGAGGATGAAGGTGTAGCCCTGCTCGCGGTGCCGCACCTCGCCTGCGGTGCCGTAGAGAACCTCAATGTCCGGGATGCGCATCGCGTCGATAAACCCCTTCACCCGGACAACGCCCCGGGGACGGCAGTGCTCCACGATTGCGGCAAGTTCCTCATCCGTCGGCGCGTCGCCGTGGACGACCGCGACGTCGCCGAGGAGGTGGTAGCCGCGGCCGCGGTAGGTCTCCCGCTCGGGGAGGTCCGCGTCGGCAGAATAGCCCTCCCTGACCGGAACCCAGGCGATGCCGCCCTCGACGTACGGCCGTCGGGAGGGGTCCACCCACTCCTCGTCCGCGATATCGGCGAGGGCGGCCGCCGGCACCTTCCGCGCATGCATGGCAGAACTCACCCGACGATGACCAGCCGGTCCTGCTCCTCGTCGCGGAGCACCCGGATCGGCTCCCCCTCTACCGGGAACGTCCACGAGACCATATTGAGTTCCCGCGTCCGGTAGGTCTTCGGGTCCATCAGCCCCACGACGCCCGGTTGCGTGAAGACGACGAGCGCGGACTCGGCCTCGCGGACGTTCCCGAGAAGGCGCTCGATCTCGCCCTCGGGAAGCGTCCGGGCAACGCCGGCCGTGAGATCGAAGACCCGGAGACGGTGCCCGTCGATATCGCGCACCTCGAAGTAGTTGCCATGAGAGACCACCACGTCGCCTTTCTGGTAGAACGGCAGCCGGAGAGAGTAGGTGATCCGGTAGAGTGCTTTTCCTTCCTTCTCGCCGACCAGCTTCGGGTGGGTCGTGAACCGCCCGCCGAGCGCCCCCGTGATCGTCCTCGCGATCTCCTGGCCGAGGTGCTGCGTCCCGACGGTGATATCGACGCCGTCCTTCGTGTCATCGAGATCCGATATGAACGAGAAACGGTCGCCCGACTGCTGGAGCGACTCTTCGGCCTGCTGTGCAAGGTTCACGGCGACCTCGCGCTCGTAGGCGTTGATCTTTCTATTGGTCGCCCGCACCTGGACGATCCCCTCGTAGTAGCCACCCGAGATGCGGCTGCACCGGTCACAGGACTCCCTCTGCCAGCGGATCTCGGTCTTGCAGGTCTCCCGGACAGGGACACCGTACAGGCTCGCCTCCAC comes from the Methanoculleus marisnigri JR1 genome and includes:
- a CDS encoding class I SAM-dependent methyltransferase translates to MHARKVPAAALADIADEEWVDPSRRPYVEGGIAWVPVREGYSADADLPERETYRGRGYHLLGDVAVVHGDAPTDEELAAIVEHCRPRGVVRVKGFIDAMRIPDIEVLYGTAGEVRHREQGYTFILDPTRVMFSQGNRNEKARIAALVRPGERVADMFAGIGYFTIPAAMSGARVHAMEINPIAFEYLQRNIMANHVADRVTAELGDCRDLLAGVYDRVLMGHFDAPSMLADALAHVREGSVLHVHSIGDVNETIQKEVAGAGFSAAVASRRVKKYGPHAWHMVQDVTIS
- a CDS encoding 60S ribosomal export protein NMD3, yielding MTIQTSICPRCGKPSEEGLCPECRAADVRLLTCEPYVTTIYCPVCESQKRGKTWSDLQMPREDLVTELAVSAVNIHEDAKDVRVTVRAEEIASNRTACTVEVEASLYGVPVRETCKTEIRWQRESCDRCSRISGGYYEGIVQVRATNRKINAYEREVAVNLAQQAEESLQQSGDRFSFISDLDDTKDGVDITVGTQHLGQEIARTITGALGGRFTTHPKLVGEKEGKALYRITYSLRLPFYQKGDVVVSHGNYFEVRDIDGHRLRVFDLTAGVARTLPEGEIERLLGNVREAESALVVFTQPGVVGLMDPKTYRTRELNMVSWTFPVEGEPIRVLRDEEQDRLVIVG